ACTGCCAGAATTCCTGATCCGGTCCCGAAGTCAGCAAACACGAATTCGTCATCCGCACCGAGTAATGCTTGAACCTTCTCAACCATTTCCTCGGTCTCAGGACGCGGAATAAGCACACCGGGACCGACCTTGAATTCCAATCCGAAGAATTCCTTCACTCCCAGAATATAAGCCGCCGGTTCGCCTTTAGCCCTGCGCTTTACCAAAGCTTCAAACTCGGCAACCATCGCTGAATCAACCGAACTCTCAAGTTCCATAATTAATTCTACACGACTCAGAGAGAAGACCTTTTCAGCAAATAACTGTGCAGATAAGGCAGGAGAATCCACCCCGGCTTCATTCAATAAAGCAGTGGCTCTGGATAAAACTTCTTTCAATTTTTGATCAGCCAAACCCAATCTCCCAAAAACAAAAAAAGCGAGACATTTCGAAAAACATCCCGCTCAAATATTCTAAACTAAAACTAATTAGTCCTGAGCCTGCTGTTTGAGAGCTTCAGACTGATAATGACCGACGAGGGCATCAACAACTTCGTTCATATCCCCTTCCATCACAGCATCAAGCTTGTAGAGAGTCAGGTTGATACGGTGGTCGGTAATTCTACCCTGTGGAAAGTTGTAAGTACGAATACGTTCTGAACGGTCACCGGAACCGACCTGTGCGCGACGCTGCTCAGCCATTTCAGCATGCTGCTTGTCCTGCTCGGCCTGCAACAGACGGGAGCAGAGAACCTTCATAGCCTTGGCCTTGTTTTTATGCTGGGACTTTTCATCCTGGCAAATAACAACCAGCCCGGTCGGAAGGTGAGTAATGCGGATAGCTGAGTCAGTGGTGTTAACGGACTGACCGCCGGGACCGGAAGCACGGAAGACGTCGATGCGCAAATCTTCATTGCGAACCTGTACGTCAACTTCTTCAGCTTCGGGCATAATCGCCACAGTAGCCGCTGAAGTGTGAATACGTCCCTGAGTTTCAGTAGCAGGCACACGCTGAACACGGTGGGTACCGGACTCGTATTTCATCTTGGAATAGATGCGGCTACCGCTGATAGCAGCAATGATTTCTTTAAAACCGCCTGTTCCGGTGTGGTTGGAGTTCATGACTTCAACCTTCCAACCGTTGGATTCAGCAAAACGGGAATACATGCGAAAAAGGTCGGCAGCAAAAAGAGCTGCTTCCTCGCCGCCGGTACCGGCACGGATTTCAAGAATAATGTTCTTGCCGTCCATGGGGTCTTTAGGCAACAGGAGAAGCTTAAGTTCCTCTTCCAGCTTGGGAAGACGGCTCTTAATCTCGGCGATTTCCATTTCAGCCATTTCGCGAATCTCAGGATCGGAATCAGCGGCCATTTCCTTGTTATCTTCAAGGTCGGCGGAAAGCTGTTTGTATTCACGAAAAACAGCTACAACTTCACCAAGCTCGGAATGGGCAATGGTTACTTTCTTGTACCGCTCCTGATTATTATAAACTTCCGGATCTGCAAGCTCCTGCTCCAGATCCATGAAAGAACGTTCAATATCTTCCAACTTGGCAAACATCAGCTGTTTCCTCCATCAGCATCGG
The window above is part of the Marinifilum sp. JC120 genome. Proteins encoded here:
- a CDS encoding peptide chain release factor 1, whose protein sequence is MFAKLEDIERSFMDLEQELADPEVYNNQERYKKVTIAHSELGEVVAVFREYKQLSADLEDNKEMAADSDPEIREMAEMEIAEIKSRLPKLEEELKLLLLPKDPMDGKNIILEIRAGTGGEEAALFAADLFRMYSRFAESNGWKVEVMNSNHTGTGGFKEIIAAISGSRIYSKMKYESGTHRVQRVPATETQGRIHTSAATVAIMPEAEEVDVQVRNEDLRIDVFRASGPGGQSVNTTDSAIRITHLPTGLVVICQDEKSQHKNKAKAMKVLCSRLLQAEQDKQHAEMAEQRRAQVGSGDRSERIRTYNFPQGRITDHRINLTLYKLDAVMEGDMNEVVDALVGHYQSEALKQQAQD